The genome window AGCCGCGACTCGCGCACGTGCGGCCACAGTCTCGCGCCGTTGAACGTCAGATCGCACGCCATCACCAGGAGGATCGCGATCAGCTCCCAGCCGGGCGCGCCAAACTCGCGTCTCACGTCCGGGAGCGAGAAGATCACGAGTGTTCCCGCTGCCACGCCGTCTCGGCCAACAGGCACGCTGCCGGCGAGCCAGCCGAAGATTCCCAGGTTGCCCGCCGACCCCCACCAGCCGGGAAGACCATGCATGTGGATCAAGGCTCGGCGGGGAGTCTTCTCTGTCGGGGAAGACAACCGGATGCGTCAAGCGTCCGGACGGCGCAGGCGCGGGGCCGGACCGCTGGCTCGCGCCCGTCAGCTAGCTAGCGCTGCCCTCCGAAGTAGTTGACGCCGAACTTGACCGGGATCACGAGGTTCGGCCAACTCACCAACGCCGGCTCCTCGCGAACCTCGAAGAACGCGCCCGGCTCCCAGTTGGTGAAGCTCTTGCTGACGAGCAGGGCCAGGCCGACGGGCATCTCTGCGAATCCACTCCACATGCGGAAGACGCCTGTGACGGCGGTGAGCGGGAAGAACCAGCCCCCGCCGCCGAGCAGTTCGAGGGCGGCGGTGGCCGGCCAGGGATAGCCGGCCGCCCTGGCATTGGCGTCGAGCGCCTGCACGGTGACGACGGGACTCAGCGCAACGTCGAGGGGTCCGAGGAGGACGTTGGAGACCGCGCGTCGCAACGTCGCTGTCCTGTCACCCTCGGCGTACGCCGGCCGCGGCTCGCGCGCAGCGACAGCGACCATCAGGAGCCCGACGACGTACCACCTCGCGCGTACCCGCATGACGGCCCTCCTGCTCGCCTTACTTCCCGAACCGCGACAGCGTCTGGTAGTCGAAGAACCCCGGATCCAGCGGCACCCGCCGGTCGTTCGGCGGATCCGCCCCCGGCCCGTTCATGCCCGCCGCGGTGGCGCGGTCCTGCTTGATGTTCTCGGCCAGCTGGAAGGACATGGTCGCGCCCCACCAGCGCTCCTTGTCGTTCCACTGATAGGTCGCGTAGCCGAGGACCTGCAGGGTGTTCAGGAGCTCGCCCCGCCACGAGAACTTGCGGTTCCAGGCGCCCGCCCAGGTCGTGTCGTCGATCCACAGCTCCATCTTGCCGTAGAGGTAGTACTTGTCCTTCGGCACGCCCTCCAGGACCCAGAACTTCCGCTTCGCCACGGCGGCCGCCACCGGCGCCCACGGCACGCCCTTCCAGCCCTTCACCATGTAGCCGACCGTGCGGTCGTTGTTGATGGCCACCGTGCGCCAGCCGCCGCCGGGCAGCTCCCGCTCCTTCACCTTGCCCGCAATGCTGTCGGGGTCGACGAAACGCAGGGCCTCCTTGTGGTCGACGACCTTCCACTCGAAGTCCTCGGGCTTGCCGTCGAAGAAGAAGCCATCGTCCTGGCTCATGTCGGAGCCGAGGAAGCCGTCGGAGCGGTTGGCCGGCGAGATGGCGCGCACGCGGCGGAGCGCCGGCACGTAGGCCCACGACAGATCGCGCTTGGTCGGGTCCTTGAAGCGGTAGCCGAGGGCCGCCGTCCCTTGCAGGTCGGCGGGGCTGGTGGTCGCGGCGAGGAACTGGAAGAGGAAGTTCTCCGGGTTCTTGGGCGGCGAGTAGTGGCGTGGCTGGCCGTCGTAGTAGAGGAAGTAGACGTCCTGCACCGACGAGCGGTCGATGCCGGAGCGGCTCACCCAGTTGAGCAGCGTCCAGTTGTGGCTGTTGCCGCCGGTGTAGTAGGCGTAGTCGAGGTTCCAGAGCGCCTTGTAGCCGGCGTCGGGATCCTTGGGGTCGATGTTCGGGAAGGGCAGCCCGCGGATGTACTCGGGCCGCTTGCCGGTGGCCTTGTCGATCGGCGACTTGTGCTCGTCGAGCACCAGGTGCTCGGCATTCCACTTGGTCGCCTCGTCGAACCCGTCGTCCCACGCCCATTTCGAGTTCGGGAAGTCGACCAGCTTGTTCATGTAATCGCCGTTCTTGAAGTGCTTGTAGATCTCGGGCGGCAGAAGGTCCTTCACCTCGTCCGCGTTCGACTGGTCGATCATCGTCCCGGACTCGACCGCCGCCACCCTCGCGGCGGGCACGATCCCGAGCCCCAGCGCCAGCCCGAGCGCCAGACCCACCAAGCTGCTCTGCATCGACGGAGCCCTCCTCATCGCGCGGGGATGAACGTCATCCGCCTACGGCGCCCACGCGCGCCGAGCGGGCTTCCTCGGCCGCCGCTGCCTCCGCGCGGATGCGCTGCCGCTCCTCGGCGTACTTGATCGCGAAGCGCGGCTTGAAGAGGGAGACCATCGGCGGGATGAACATGAGCGCGCCCATCAGGTGGAAGCCGAGCAGCAGGACCAGCAGGAGCGCCATGTCGGCCTGGAACTTCATGGGGAAGAAGACCCAGAAGATGATGCTCGCGGTGAGCGAGACGCCGGTGAAGAGCACAGTCTTCCCCGTGGTCTCGAACATACGCCGGATGGCCACGTCGAAGCCCTCGCCCGCGCACAGCTCCTCGACGATGCGCGAGAGCACGTAGTAGCCGTAGTCGATCCCGATGCCGATGCCGACCGCCGCCACCGGCAGCGAGTTGATGTTCATGTCGATGCCGAAGAGGTACATGACCGCCTCGGAGAGCGGCTGCGCCACGAGCGACGGCAGCATGACGATGAGCGCACCCACCACCGACACGTAAGTCGCGTAGGAGAGCAGGAAGACCACGATCAGGATGAGGGCCAGGTTCACGCGGTAGGACCACTCCACCTCCTCGTTGACCGCCGCGAGGATGCCGATCAGCCCGCCCGCCAGCCGGTAGCGGACGTTGGTGGCCTCCGCCCCGTGCGCCGCGATGTACTCCTTGGCGCGCGCGATCGAGCGCTCGATCGTCTCGTGGGTGTAGTCCTTGTAGAAGACCGCGATGGTCGCGTTCGTGTAACCGATGTCGAAGAAGCGGTCCATCTCGCCGCGCCGCGTGCCCGAGGTGAGGAGGAAGAAGAGCTGGCCCACGTGGTCGTCGCGGGTGGGAAGGATCTCCCACTTCGGATCGCCCTCGTGGAAGGTGCGGAAGATCTTCTTGAGGAGCGTGGTGGCGGTCACCGTGCCGCCCACCTCGGGACGCTCGGCCATGTAGCGCGCGAAGAGGTCGAGCTCGTTGAGCGTCGCGGCGTTCTCGATCGCGCCCTCGCGCTGCACGCACTTCTCCGCGCCGCACTGCCCCTCCTGCTCAGGGAAGCAGCGCCGGCAGTCCGGGCCCTCGCATGGCTCGCCCTTCACGGTGCAGTACGCGTTCCCCTCCGCGATGATGACCAGCTGGCTCGCGCCGAGGAACTTCTCGTTCACCTTGCGGAAGGCGATGTTGTAGGGGTGCTTCGGGTAGAGGAGCGCGGCGCCGGGCGTGGTGTCGCCCACCTTGAGGAGGTGCTGGAAGTAGAGCCCGAAGGAGAGCAGCGAGACCAGCCCGACCGCCATCGCCGGCCGCCGCCGGCCGCTCGCGAGCCAGATGAGCCCGTGCTCGATGGCGAGGTAGAGGCGGCCGAAGACGGCGCCGAAGACGTCGGTGAAGCGGGCGATGGCGAAGCCCACGTCGCCGTACCCGGGCAGCGCGATCCCGAGGAGCAGGTCGGAGACGAGCCCAGCCACGGTCAGGGCGAACATCGCCGCGACCGGCCAGCCCGGGATGTAGTCGTAGAGCCAGAGGAGCCACGCGATCGCCACCACCATCATCCACGACATGACGCGCTCGAGCGGCGTGCGGCCGGAGCGGTGCTCCTCGGCGGGCGGCGGCGTGAAGGAGAGGATGATCGGGTGAAGCGTCACCACGCTGATGAAGATCGAGATGATCCAGAACGAGCACAGGATGGCGAGCTTCCAGATGATCGGGATGCGCGCCACGAGGAGCGTCAGGATGGCGAGCCCGTCGGCCAGGATCGAGACCATCGCGGGGGCGTAGATCTCGGTGTACGACTTGACGATCGCCTGGTCGCGGTCGCGGAGGCGGTGGTACTCCTCGTGGTAGCGCTCCATCGACTGCACCGAGTGCGAGTGGGCGCGCGCCGAGATGAGGAGCGGAATCACGAGCACGAGGGGGTCGAGGCTGAGCGCGGGGAGCCACGGCACGTACTGACTCAGCCAGTTGCAGAAGCCGCCGAAGCCGAGCCCCCAGACGGCGGAGAGCGTACCGCTGAAGGCCGGGATCACCACGCCCTGCCAGCTCCGGAACTCGACCCAGAGGATGAGCAGGATCATGACGATCGAGGCGGCGAGCACGTTCACCATCTTCGGCATGATCTCGAGGAAGTAGGCGTAGAGGATCGGGAAGCCGCTCACGGAGATCTTCGTGTTCTCGTCCTCCTCCTGGTGGACGATCTCCTGGATCTTCGCCCACATCGTCGGCAGGTCGAAGTACTCCTCCCAGAAGCCCGCGACGATGAGCGTCGCCTTGTCGTCGTCGGACACGAAGAGGCCCTTCACGCCCTCGGTCGTGTAGACCTTGAGCTTCAGGAACTCGAGGTCCTCCTTGTTCTCCGGCACGCGCGGGTACATGAGCGGCACGACCTTGATGCCCGAGCCGGCGGTGAGCGTGGTCTTGATCTTCGGGTGCGTGATCGAGAACACCTGCTCGCCGTTCACGCCCGGGATGTCGTGCAGGAGCGCCACCGTGATGCGGTCGACCTTCTGCACCGTCGCCGGGTCGTCGAAGATCGTCCCGTTCTTCACCTCGACGACGAGGAGGAGGGTGTTCGCCGTGCCGAACATGCCCCGGTACTGCGTGTAGAGCTTGATGTAGGGGTGACTCGGCGGGTAGAGGTCGAAGAAGCTGGTGAAGATGTGCATCCGCGTCACCATGAAGGCGGCGAGGACGACGGTGGCGGCCGCGACCACGAGGGAGGCGGCCAGCCGGTGCCGCAGCAGGAAGAAGAGATACGCCTCGATGGTCCTGCGCGAGAACATGCGCGCTCAGAGCCCCGCGGCCGCGCGCCGGCCGTTGGCTGGGAGGACGATCTCGCCATGGTCGATGGGGGCCATGAAGCCCCCGGCGCCGACCGCGAAGCCCGCGCTCCCGCCGGGAAGCAGGCTCACGCCGCGCAGCCACACCAGCCGCTGCTTCTCGGGCA of Deltaproteobacteria bacterium contains these proteins:
- a CDS encoding DUF1329 domain-containing protein, whose translation is MRRAPSMQSSLVGLALGLALGLGIVPAARVAAVESGTMIDQSNADEVKDLLPPEIYKHFKNGDYMNKLVDFPNSKWAWDDGFDEATKWNAEHLVLDEHKSPIDKATGKRPEYIRGLPFPNIDPKDPDAGYKALWNLDYAYYTGGNSHNWTLLNWVSRSGIDRSSVQDVYFLYYDGQPRHYSPPKNPENFLFQFLAATTSPADLQGTAALGYRFKDPTKRDLSWAYVPALRRVRAISPANRSDGFLGSDMSQDDGFFFDGKPEDFEWKVVDHKEALRFVDPDSIAGKVKERELPGGGWRTVAINNDRTVGYMVKGWKGVPWAPVAAAVAKRKFWVLEGVPKDKYYLYGKMELWIDDTTWAGAWNRKFSWRGELLNTLQVLGYATYQWNDKERWWGATMSFQLAENIKQDRATAAGMNGPGADPPNDRRVPLDPGFFDYQTLSRFGK